The nucleotide sequence CTGGTGAGTAGCCCCAGTTTCCCTGCCACCCCAGTCTACCATCCAGGGTTAGAAAACCTGATGTGGAGACCAAAGCAGACAGCGGCTCCAGCGACACCATGAACCAGGCAGCTCATAACATCTAATTCTGTAAACTGTTCATCTGTTATATCCTGCTCAGCTCTACACACCTGGTCTTAGGGAAGAACTCGCCCTGTGAGAATGGCTTCAGCCCATTCCCTGTGACAAACATTGGCTGGGGCTAGGGCCAAAGGAGACTTCCTGTCACTTATTCTGGTAGAGAGTTCTAGCATATGCCAAGGGAAGCAGTATGGTGAGACCCTAGGTAAAGTGGTGATCATTCACAACCAGCCTCGGCAAattgcctgcctgtctgcccgcccaagaacatctccattgtcacTGCTTCCTCACAGTCTCTCAGTTCTTGGTCTGGTGGAATGGCGTCCCTGCACTCAGCATGCCTAGGCCGGAGGATCaagaattagaggccagcctgggaaaccctgtctcaataaaacacaaaaataagatAAGTGTACATGGCTAACAAAACTGAAAAGCACATTCATACTGCCATTTTGACCTCCAGCATCTAGGCAGTTTTAAGACTTCCCCATCACCTGGTGAATTTTCCTTGGTGATACTGTTACTTTTTAACATTTTGAATTGAACTGACATCTTAATGAACCCTGCTTATTGCAGGTGGGTAGTGTCACCTAAATATCTGTTGTCTGTAGATTTTCTCCTCTGTGCTGGGTTTTCTCCCCCTTTTGATTTATTGACTAAAATTATTATTACTCACCCTATGAGTGTCTTAGTGTGGATCTCACTGGTCCATCCTCACAGTATAATAGACAGATATCATCTATTCCCTGTGACCTAGTAAGTTACTCTCTAGCCAGTGTTGGTCACAGCCTGTTGACTTTTGGTAAGGCTATGACATGAGTGGACAAATGTTCTGGTCCCTGAGGCCTTCAAAATGCAGAATCAAAGGGGTTTGTCCATAGAAAGATTTTAGAATGTATGTGCTCTGAAAGCTAGAAAACTAAACAATATCTTTAGTATAGAAGTAAATGAAAGAGTTGTTTAATTTCTTCTGGTGGAAAAGACAGACAAGATTTTATACAAGGCTCAACTGAAGATTCTGGCCATTCTCCCTTAAGTCAGAGAGCCTGTATTCACTGTGAAACGAGATGTTTAATCCCGTGGCTTTGTTGTGAGCTGGATTTATAGTTCTGAGTGAGACTTGCTTTTGGTGTTGGGTTAAATATTCTTGCAAAAGTCCCTGTATCTTTCTCCTGCAGCCTGTCCTTCTGCCAGCATTTTTTGCTCATCCTTTCccgtttttcttccttctcaaatgTCTCCCTTCCTCACACTTTCTAGAACTACTTCCCCAGTAAGCAAGACATCCTGCTGGCCAGAAAAGCCACCAAGGGAATCGTGGAACATGACTTCGTTATAAAGAAAATCCCATTTAAAATGGTGGATGTGGGTGGCCAGAGGTCACAGCGCCAGAAGTGGTTCCAGTGCTTTGATGGGATCACGTCGATCCTGTTCATGGTGTCGTCGAGTGAGTATGACCAGGTCCTCATGGAGGACAGGCGCACCAACCGGCTAGTGGAGTCCATGAACATCTTTGAGACCATTGTCAACAACAAGCTCTTCTTCAACGTCTCCATCATCCTCTTCCTCAACAAGATGGACCTCCTGGTGGAGAAAGTGAAGTCAGTGAGCATTAAGAAGCACTTCCCAGATTTCAAGGGTGACCCACACCGGCTGGAGGACGTCCAGCGCTACCTGGTACAGTGCTTTGACAGGAAGCGTCGAAACCGCAGCAAGCCCCTGTTCCACCACTTCACCACTGCCATAGACACCGAGAACATCCGCTTCGTGTTTCATGCTGTGAAGGACACGATCCTGCAGGAGAACCTGAAAGATATCATGCTGCAGTGAGAGACAGCCCCTCTGCCGTCCTCTCGGGGCCTCCGTGGCCCTTGGTCACATGTCTCTGGTGTGTCGTCGCCTGCATGGACCTGCAGTGGGCATCTCGAATCACACCATTTAATACCTGGCTCAAGAATGCTGGACTGCCAGCCACACCAGCGAGCTCCAGGCAAGAGGACGTAGGAGTGTCAGTGATAGCTACTGAATCCGGGGACTGTGAGACTACTGAATCCATGCCGTCGCTCTGGTATTGATCTGTAAAACCTGGTAACACAGCTTTCTCCCTCCTTGTAGAAATCATTCCTTGCTGACACAACTTAACCAAGGTTCAGGCACACACGTGCTCTCATTAATGACAGAAACACAAACCCAGCTGGCCTTATAGGCAGCTCTACCCTGTGACATGCAGGTCCTCACTGAGACACACTAACTCGGAAGCTTAGCCTCACTTTAGGCCGTAGAGGGGCATGCGATGCTGCTAAGCTCAGAGTGTCCAAGCTCAGGCCACAGTACCACCCCCCACAAAGTGCCAACACCCTCAGAGTCCCCACTCCAGGTGTATCAGGATGAGCCAAGGAGCCGAGCCAGGTGAGCCCACTCCCTGCTGTAGAGAACAAGGTGGGAGCTGTGAAGCTGTTAATGCCCCAGCAGCCACTCACCTTATCTGCATGCCCAGCAGGGCACGGTGTGGAGAGGTGGCCTCTGGAGTGGCTGTGGCTAGCCTGTGTACACATAGTGGTGCTCTCTactccttccccatccctccaCATCAAATGGCAAAGACACATAACCAAGTGGCCTTGTACATGGCTCCTATGCCTTACTTGACAGTTGGTGGCATGTAGCCTCCCCTGTCCTGGGTTCTGAATGCAGGCCAGAGAGATGCTCTGAGCTCTAGAGCATCTTCATGCCTTGGCTGCTTGGTGGGCCCCAGCCACTAGCATAGCCCTTCAGGGGAAGCCCCGGGCTCTACACACCATCCCTCACCATTGCCTTCACACAGTGCTCTCTGCTCTCAGAGTTGCTGGCAGGCCACCTTCTGTCACTGTGCACACAGAGCCGATAGGCACCTTCCGCACTCTGGTCCATGAGGATGCAGAAGGCTGGGGACATCAGCACAACCTGCTGCATCTCAGCCTGTCCTGTCCAGCTTCCTGGCAGGTATCATACTGTTTTACAATCTGTTGCATTCCAGACCTGACCCTCAGTATATTAATTATTCTCTAGGGGCTGGGGCGGGGCTTATAACTTCCTAGCATTTGAAACAAAAGAAGATCTCAAGCCCCTGAGTGTTCTTTGGCTCACTAACACATCCAAGAGCCCTGTCTGTAGCCACGCATCTCCTGACACTTGGTCCCTATTGCATCCCGGTCTTGGCTCATTTCAGCAACCAGACAAATAGGATTCTTGGAGCAGATGCTAAACCAGGAGAAGGGGGGCTGCTTCTGAAACCCCACTATTGCAGTGCTCTGATTAGGAAATAGCAGTCAGTTTCTTGCTCACTTGTTCTCACTCTCTTTGCTCAAGAATTTTATCAGCATTTGCTGAGCTTCTGGCTCTTTCCTTTGGGAAGAAAACAGCCCTTCTGCCTGCTTCACCAAGTCTTCATGAGCTGAGGGGATGTGGCTAGCAACCACATGGGGCTCCTTGGGGATCTTAGGTCTGCATACAGAAGGCATCCTTGCCAGGTGCCATGTGCCCCATGTATCTCAGTCAGGGCCGAGACCCCAAGCAGACACAAGCTGTTCCCCAGCCACTGTTGGAGGTTGCTGTGACTAAGGTGAGTGGTGGGGCTGTCAGGGAAGAGCACTGTCCCTCTGACAGCCTGACATACGTACCAGTCACTTTCAAAGCTGGAAGCATGTGAGTAGCAAGATGTGAAATTCCAACTAGCTGAGCAGGTGGATGGCCAGAGGCCCAGCAGCTTGGACCAGCTCAGCTTCTGGCCCACTGTCCTGGTGAGCTGAGCCTGGCCATGTCCTCTCTGTTAGGATGCCCCTACTCTGTGATCCGTGAAGTGGTGCAATCGGAAAAGGAGACAGTGTTTGCAGGGCGAGGCTGAAATCATTTACAAGTCTCTACACATAGATTGTAGTCGTTTGTCTCCCAGACATTaggcttttgtatttttttttattttaatttcactgTTACCCTTGACTATTGTCCTTTTTATTGCAGTGTTGGAGAAGCAGAAGGTATTTGTGCCTCCTCTattactgcaaaaaaaaaaaaaaagtaacaataaactTCCTAAAATCAGATTGCTTCCTGCCTACTTAGACTATAGATGTTAAAGGACGGGCTGGGGTCGGGTGGGgaggcattctgagaggtgtTCTTAGTTAACTCCTGTACATAAGTTATTTCAAAGTTCTTGACTCATTCTGTAATTTAGAGCTGTCTAGGATTTCTAGTCTTAAGATTTCCCTACTTCTttgataagataaaaataatagcaaaaagaaATCTGGGGAGGTGGCCCAATCAGAAAACTGCTTTCCATACAagcatgagaccctgagtttgacccccagcacccacatgaaaagccatgagtggtgtgtgcatctgtaaccccagccctggggaagcagggacagaGACCCAGTAAGCCTCGGGTCCCAGTAAGACACCTTGTCTCAGTAAGCATGGTGGACAGCCCCAAGgatgacctccacatgcacatccacacacaaaagtAATAACAAGCAAGCCGATGGGTTGTGACTGGCCAGCTCTGGGGCTGAACTGGTTATGGTTTGTTAGGGCTCCACTAGGGCAGTAGTGGCTCAGGGCCAGCTGCCCTCTACTTCATACCTCTGGATGTTGGTCAGAAGGAGTCCTTGGTTACCGTGGCTCAAAGCAAAGCTacgctcactttctcctttttccatcTCAAAAGCACAGCCTTCCTCACTTGAAGATTCACTACTTCAAATTTCAGTTCCGTGTGCCTGAGCCATCGTAAATGCCATTTTCAAATGAAAGCCCCCAAACACATGTGATTTGATGTGGTTTGTACATTAAAATGTACCCTTATCCAGGTACTGTGTCAACACaccttggaaggtggaggcagaagaagcaggagttcaaggccatctacTGCTGCTTACACAGTCACAGCCTGGCATGCAAGACACCAACTCCaaaggggccagggagatggctcttAAGAGCAACAGGACCGGAGTTCAAATCCagagcaccca is from Microtus pennsylvanicus isolate mMicPen1 chromosome 1, mMicPen1.hap1, whole genome shotgun sequence and encodes:
- the Gna12 gene encoding guanine nucleotide-binding protein subunit alpha-12, whose product is MSGVVRTLSRCLLPAEAGARERRAGAARDAEREARRRSRDIDALLARERRAVRRLVKILLLGAGESGKSTFLKQMRIIHGREFDQKALLEFRDTIFDNILKGSRVLVDARDKLGIPWQHSENEKHGMFLMAFENKAGLPVEPATFQLYVPALSALWRDSGIREAFSRRSEFQLGESVKYFLDNLDRIGQLNYFPSKQDILLARKATKGIVEHDFVIKKIPFKMVDVGGQRSQRQKWFQCFDGITSILFMVSSSEYDQVLMEDRRTNRLVESMNIFETIVNNKLFFNVSIILFLNKMDLLVEKVKSVSIKKHFPDFKGDPHRLEDVQRYLVQCFDRKRRNRSKPLFHHFTTAIDTENIRFVFHAVKDTILQENLKDIMLQ